The DNA window TATCGCCAGTGCCATGGATTCAGTAGTGAGCCCAGAGAATGCAGGAATCATTGTTAACGAGGGTGCACTTGCAGTACTCAACCTCCAGGGAATTTATACTAGATACGAAGACTATTCCAAAGTACTAAGAGAGATGGCTCTTGCAACAAAAACAGAATTTGTTGAATTGATGCAAAAAATCTACAAAGAACCAATTAAACCTGAACTAGTCAAAAAAGTAGTTAAGCAAATCAAAGCGAGTTTTAAAGATAAAGCAAAACCCGTTGCAATCTCACTTGCACCGTATCTAGCAAACGAATACTTACCTATACTTGAAGAGGCTGGTGTCGATATCATCGTTATCCAATCAACGGTAGTTGGTCTTGAACATAGATCGGCTCCTAATAATCAATCTAAAGACCTACTTGATACAAAACCAACCCAACTCAAGCTAGAAGAATTTTGCAAAAGATCATCTATCCCAGTAGTAGTTGGCAATTGTGTTGATTACAAAATCGCTCTTAAATTAATGGACACAGGAATTGCTGGACTATTAATCGGTATTGGACCAGGTGCTGCTTGCACATCTAGAGGCGTACTTGGCATTGGCGTACCAATGGCAACAGCAATCGCTGACTGCCGTCAAGCAAGAGATGATCATTATAAAGAAACCGGCAACTATGTGCCAATCATTGCAGACGGTGGTATGGGCATCGGTGGTGATATTTGTAAAGCAATAGCTTGCGGTGCTGACTCTGTAATGATTGGTTCACCATTTGCAAGAACAGTCGAAGCTCCTGCTCCTGGATTTCATTGGGGCATGGCAACGCCAAGCCCAGTACTTCCAAGAGGAACTAGAATCAAGGTTGGTACTCACTGTACGATTAATGAGTTAATTCATGGTCCAGCTAAAAGAGATGACGGAAGTCAAAATCTTTTGGGTGCACTCAAAACTTCAATGGCAACTCTTGGTGCCCAAAATCTTAAAGAGATGCAAGATGCTGAAGTTATTATTGCTCCTTCTATTTTGACTGAGGGGAAAGTATTTCAGACGGCGCAGGAGATTGGCATGGGGTCGTCTAGATGATACAATGAGGCTGTGAGCCCAACTGTATTTAAATACAAGAACTACAGATTCTTTTTCTTTTCAAGAGAAGAAACAAGGAGGCATATACATATAAGTTCTACTGAAGGTGAGGCAAAATTTTGGCTTGAACCAACAATTGAATTAGCAAAAGCATATAAGTTATCAGAAGTTTAACTCAATGAACTTCAAAAGATAGTAGAGGAGAAAAAAGATGAAATCTGCAAAGCATGGAACAAACACTTCAAAAGTTGAAGTTGTCGGAATCACGATGAATGGAATATGGCTCCATGTTAATGAAATGGAATATTTCCTACCATTTGAGGATTACCCTTGGTTCCAAGAAGCTAAATTAGGCGATATTCCCAAAGTAGAATTACTGCATGGACATCATTTGCGTTGGGATAAATTAGATATTGATATAGAACTTGAATCACTCACCAATATTGAAAAGTATCCACTTAAGTATCAACGCTGATGTCTAAACCATTATTCATCCTAGTAATCTCCGGCACCGATACCATCAAGCACCCAGGTATCTCAGCTGCTGGCGCCACTCAAGACATGCTCAAATACACTGCTGCACTTGACGCGGAGTTTATTTATCATGGCAAAGTCAAAACCCTTCCAGAGCTGCCAGTTTCACCTGATGGCATCGTAAGTCCTGCACTTATTAGCAAAGCCTGTCTCAACTTGATGCATATACCAAGTATCATTATTGACGCGGGAGCTCACGTCAAACCTCAATGCCCATATATCCAAGTTCGCTATCAGCCTGCAGCAGACATCTCAACAGGCAAAGCCATGACTCGCCATGAGGTACTTGAATTAATTCTTACAGGCAATGAACTAGCTGAAGAATTTGCAGATTTTGATGAATTGATTATTGCCGAGTGTGTAGTCGGAGGAACAACTACTGCACTTGGTTTACTGACTGCACTTGGTTATGACTGCCTGGATATGGTTTCTAGTAGTTTTCCAAATGGTAATCATGCTTTGAAGCGGGAGATTATAGAGCAAGGCTTGTCGCGTCGTAACGAAGCGAAGACCGGAGTGAAGACGGATGACGGACTATCAGCACTTGCTGCCATGGGTGATCCAAGCCAAGCATTAATTGCAGGACTAGTGCAAGGCTCTAAGCAAGAAGTCACACTTGCAGGTGGGACGCAGATGCTAGCAATCGCTGCGCTCATCAAAAGACTAGGCAAAGAAGCTCAGTTTAGTATTTCACCAAGCCCTTGGGTAATCAAAGACCAATCAGCAAAGTTCTTTGAGCTACATCAACTTGTTTGTCCAGAGATTGAAATCAAAAACCTAGAACTCAAAGCCTGCCAAAGCCTAGAACTAGAAGACAAAGTCAAAGAACTCTCTGGTTTAGAACTTAAAGATATATTTGCTAGATACGATGAGGGTCATGTCAAAGAAGGTGTGGGCATGGGTGCTTTGCTCACAAGGTTGATTTCTGCAGCTCAGTGCGAATATCATCCGACTTCACCGACAAAGGGCTTTCAGCTTAGATTTTAGCCATTACCTGAGCCGATCAGCACAAATAATCGGCTCATCCAAGGGTTATTTATGAGCCGATTACGTGGTATAATCGGCTCATGGCATACAACTGGCAACTAAAAGACTGGCCTGATTTTAGTTATGACTTAGCCCAAATTCATGACTTGTTGATTGATTCAGTTGAAAGAATCTCTTTACTTACCGGTGGAATCAAAGAACTTGAAGACAAGAATAAACTAGATGCCGTTATCAAAATCATGCTATCTGAAGCTCTAAAAAGTTCAGAGATTGAGGGAGAACTTCTTAATCAAGAAGCAGTCTTCTCTTCAATTAGACAACAGATGGGATTAAAACCCACTCTTAGTCAAAAAAATTCTAAAGCAGACTCAATCACGAGAGTAATTGTTGATGCGTACAGAAGCTTTGATAAAACTCTTACAATCAAACAACTCAACAATTGGCACGCAAGTTTATTTCAAGATCATAAAGATATTGTAGTTGGTGACTTTCGAAAACATAAAGAACCAATGCAAGTTGTCTCTGGAGATATTGGCAAACCCAAAATCCATTTCCAAGCGCCTCCCTCAGCTAGTTTAAAGAAAGAGATGCGCGATTTTGTTAAGTGGTTCAATCAAACAGCAAGCAAACAAGACCAAGAAATCAAAGCCGCACCAATACGTGCAGCTATTACTCATTTGTATTTTGAATCAATTCATCCCTATGAAGATGGTAACGGGCGCATTGGTAGAGTGCTTGCAGAAAAAGCATTATCACAAACAATGGGCTATCCATTGATTATTTGCATGTCATTAGAGATAGAATCCAAGAAAAAACTCTATTATTCCAAGCTCGAAGAAGCTCAAAAATCTAATGAGATCACCGAATGGTTAGAATATTTTTTAGCAATGCTCATCAAAGCAAGTTATAGAACCGAGAAAATAATCCAATTTGTTATCAAAAAATCACAATTCTTCAAGCGTCACAGTCAAAGACTCAACCAAAGACAAACCAAAACTGTTCAACGCATGCTAGAAGAAGGTGTTGA is part of the Cyanobacteriota bacterium genome and encodes:
- a CDS encoding TIGR00303 family protein: MSKPLFILVISGTDTIKHPGISAAGATQDMLKYTAALDAEFIYHGKVKTLPELPVSPDGIVSPALISKACLNLMHIPSIIIDAGAHVKPQCPYIQVRYQPAADISTGKAMTRHEVLELILTGNELAEEFADFDELIIAECVVGGTTTALGLLTALGYDCLDMVSSSFPNGNHALKREIIEQGLSRRNEAKTGVKTDDGLSALAAMGDPSQALIAGLVQGSKQEVTLAGGTQMLAIAALIKRLGKEAQFSISPSPWVIKDQSAKFFELHQLVCPEIEIKNLELKACQSLELEDKVKELSGLELKDIFARYDEGHVKEGVGMGALLTRLISAAQCEYHPTSPTKGFQLRF
- a CDS encoding GuaB3 family IMP dehydrogenase-related protein; translated protein: MGATITNPEKETMQIGLGKQTRRAYGFDEIALVPTGNTLDVELCDTSWQLGQFKFDVPIIASAMDSVVSPENAGIIVNEGALAVLNLQGIYTRYEDYSKVLREMALATKTEFVELMQKIYKEPIKPELVKKVVKQIKASFKDKAKPVAISLAPYLANEYLPILEEAGVDIIVIQSTVVGLEHRSAPNNQSKDLLDTKPTQLKLEEFCKRSSIPVVVGNCVDYKIALKLMDTGIAGLLIGIGPGAACTSRGVLGIGVPMATAIADCRQARDDHYKETGNYVPIIADGGMGIGGDICKAIACGADSVMIGSPFARTVEAPAPGFHWGMATPSPVLPRGTRIKVGTHCTINELIHGPAKRDDGSQNLLGALKTSMATLGAQNLKEMQDAEVIIAPSILTEGKVFQTAQEIGMGSSR
- a CDS encoding Fic family protein — its product is MAYNWQLKDWPDFSYDLAQIHDLLIDSVERISLLTGGIKELEDKNKLDAVIKIMLSEALKSSEIEGELLNQEAVFSSIRQQMGLKPTLSQKNSKADSITRVIVDAYRSFDKTLTIKQLNNWHASLFQDHKDIVVGDFRKHKEPMQVVSGDIGKPKIHFQAPPSASLKKEMRDFVKWFNQTASKQDQEIKAAPIRAAITHLYFESIHPYEDGNGRIGRVLAEKALSQTMGYPLIICMSLEIESKKKLYYSKLEEAQKSNEITEWLEYFLAMLIKASYRTEKIIQFVIKKSQFFKRHSQRLNQRQTKTVQRMLEEGVEGFQGGMTAAKYIKITKCSKATATRDLADLLESAVFIKRPGEGRSTSYDLNL
- a CDS encoding DUF2442 domain-containing protein, giving the protein MKSAKHGTNTSKVEVVGITMNGIWLHVNEMEYFLPFEDYPWFQEAKLGDIPKVELLHGHHLRWDKLDIDIELESLTNIEKYPLKYQR